GCGCACAGGGCTTGGGTGCCTGCCAGCAGAAGCCTCAGGGGAGGAAGGCACGGGTCAGAGTGGTGTCCCTGGCCAGCTGCAGTCCTGCCACTGACCACCAGATGGCGGTAGAAACCAAGGCAGGAGGCTCACCCTTTGCTGATTCTGGGGCTCAGAGTGTCTGAAGGCTGAGGGGCACCCCGGTCCCCTAATGAAGAGCGCCACTGGCAGGGGACCAGGGTGAGAGCTGCAGCTGGGCACCAAgcctcccacctgccctgggCGAGGGCGGGGCCTGGCCTGGATTTACCTGGAGTCTCTTGGGCACAGGGTCAGGAGGCAGCGGCCTGGAAGGGGGAGCCGGGAAGCCAAGAGCACTGGCCTGCTgagagagcaggaggagcagacaggcagggtgggggcggggtgggggggggagcacagagacagatgtgggcaGAGAGGGGTCAGTGCCTGCGGGCGGGGCAGCCAGGgtccctggggcggggggcgcagTGCATGCTGTTATCCAATTGTGTGCAGAGGGGGTGACGGACAAGTGGTGGAGCTGGCATGCAgaccaccccccacacccctgccggGGGCTCAGGGGGCACTCACCAGCCCTCCTACCCATGGTGTCCTGGGCCTCATCAGGGTGTGGCACACCCAGGGCCCCTTCTGAGCACCACCCCCCTCGTCCTCCAGGGGCCCCTCTGGGAGCATCCGCAGACCCACCTCTCACAGCCACCAGCTTGGCCAGCTCAGAGAGCTCAGCGGACCCTCCTCTAGGtgactgcccctccccactgcaggcTGGACTCTGCTTCTGGGCCTGCAgccaggggagtgggggagggctggCCCTGACTCCTCTGGCCGACTCTTGGGCAGTGTGAGACTCTCTCTGAGTCTAGGGCCTTCAGTACCCCCGCCCCAGGGCCCAAGCCGGACGCTTGGACAAGGTGGGGCCTCTCTCCTCTGGTATCCATGACTCACCTTGGCACCTGGCATCAGCAGGACCCTCTGCGGGGGTCCTGGGCGTTCTGGGGGACCAGACTGGGCTGCCCTGGACAtggagaaaaggaggcagggggCCCAGCGTCAGACCACGCTCTCCACCCGCACACAACCCTTGAGTGCAGTGGACGCAGCCCCTTGGAGAGCAAGGGTTTAGCCCAGTCAGActggggaggcgggggcgggggggggggtgatgagcCGGAGGGAGGGCCCCACTTAGCACAGGGGCTCCCCGGCTGCCCTCCGTGCGTCTCTGTGTGAGGTGAAGAGTTACGGGGCGTGTGTAGAGAAGGGAGGTGTGGGGGGAGCGGTCCGAGGGGCTGGCGATCGGAAGCCGGTGGGGGGCGCTGCAGACGGGGTGGGGCAGGACCCCACGGCCGTCGTGTGCCGCAGGGCGGTCGAGGGAGCGGCGGCAAAGAGCCTGGTACCTGTACTGGCAGCTGGGGCCTTTGAGCTGACAGAGCCGTTGGCGCAGGCGGGCACGGTGCCAGTAGCTGGCGCCCAGGAGCATCAGGGCCACCAACAGCAGGAGGCTGAGAGGCAGCCCTGTGGTCAGGGAGCTGGTTGCTGTGGGGAGAAGGCGGGTGGGGCTAGGATCCTACACCCAGGAAggggtggcaggtggggaggaggaagtgatCAGAGAACCCCAAGGGGTCaggaaagggcggggggggggggtaaggaaGCCACTGTGccgtctcccctctcccctccccctccccccccacctctgctgcGATTGGCACAGTCCGGCGGCGCCCAGCCCTCCTCGCAGCGGCAGTGTCCTTTGCTGTCGCAGACCTAGGGGTACAGGCTGAGTAACGAGGGGCCCGTTCCCCTGTCCCAGCTTTTCAGGAGCTCCTAAGTGCACAACCGGGAGGTGTGCCGGGGTGATgggatggagagagggacagTTTATCCACGGTAGACCAGGTGAAACCAAACTAGCCCCTCGAGCGCCTTCTCCGTGCCGGGCACTGTACCGGAAACCCCCATGTCCTCTCATGCACCAGGAACTGGGTACTATTATCCTGCCCACTGGATAGTCGAGGAggctgagctcagagaggttaataatctgcctgaagtcacacagctaggcagCAGCAGAGCAAGGATCGGAAGCTAGGTGTGTGTGTTTCCCAGCCTGTCACCGTTCTCGTCCCCGGAGGctgcctgctccccccccccacaccgtCTCCCCCAGGCCAGCTCACCCCGTGCCCATGGCACTTGCTTCGACATTCCTGCGCTCCCAGGAGACCCACGGGCTGGCATCGACGGTCAATGCACACCTGCCCAGGGGAGGAAGAACAAAGATCAGGTTCTCACGAAGCTTCACTGACCCTGGGAGGCCAGCGCGGCTGAGTGGCGGATGGAGAAACCGAGGCCCACGGGAGGACAGGACTTCGCTCGGGCCAAAGAGAGGATCTGAACCCCCCTCAGAGTCTGTGCCTTTTACACGGGTGGACAGAGAGGCCCGGGCACTGCTCGCCGTGGTCCcgacacccctccccctcctggtCTTGCCCCCTTGGGACTGCTCACCAGGTCAGGACCACAGGCTGTGCCGGGCAGAGTCAGGAGGGGCTGGGCCACGTCATTGCCCAGGTCCAGGTGGACCCAGCTGCAGTTCAGCTTCGGCTGGGTCCCGTTGGCCTCTAGTATCTCCCAGTGTAGATCCCGGGCTGAGCCCCGCAGCGGCCGGGCCCGACCCCCCTGGCACTGGAGCTGCCCGCACATGGCATCTCtgaggtgagggaggaggtgcAGGGTCAGGCCGAGGCCCCCACAAACCCAGAGGAGAATCCAGGTTTCGTCACTTACTTAGGGGCACAGGACACGTAGCTGCCATCAGGGCTGCGTCCACAGCTCCCGAAGGCATCGCCTCTCGTGTTGGCGGTAAGGAGGCAGCGCGGTGCGGCGGGCTGGGCCCCGGGTCCCCAGAGAGCCTGGCACTGCTGGGCATAGGAAGCGCAGCGCCCCTGCACGCACACAGCCTGGCCCCCCGCGCACGGCTCACCGTCGCCCAGGCTGACGTCAGGAGGGCACTGGGGGCTGTCTCCCGAGCAGAACTCCGCGAGGTCACAGTCCCCTCTGGCGGGGCGGCACTGCCAGCCGGCTGGGCGCAgctaggggggtgggggagggtcagaagggGTGCCGGGCAGGTCCAGCCCGGCCCTGGGGGCCACAGGGACCCTTCCCGCCGTGGCCCCGGGCGGGTGAGCTGTGGCGGCCGGACCGGTCCGTGCCCACCTGGCAATCCTGACAACAGAGCCCGCCGGACGCGCACTGCGCCCCAGGCCTCAGCTGGCAGGTGACGTCATCGCAACAGGGGTCGGTGCATTCCTgggggcacggggtgggggtggggggttgcgtCAGGGCGGGCTGGGCCCGAGAGCCTACCTCCTCCCCTCCGCCCAGGGCAGCCATCAGAAGGACGCAGCGGCAAGTAAAGGCCAGAGCCCAATGACATGCATGGTGTCCCTGcaggcggggaggggcggagaggaaCGGGCCGGCCCTTTAGAGCCCACGAAGGGGCTCTGGAGGCTCGGAGCGGGGTAGTGAGCCAGGGCCAGGGCACAggagtgagtggggcagggctTTGGGCGAGGGGCTCACGTCCGGGAAGCCACAGTCACACTGCTCGCCCGGCTCCACCAACATATTTCCGCAGACAGCGGCCATAGAGGGCAGGCCGGGCTGCCGTTCGAAGAGGCAGCTGCCCATCCCCTCCAGGAGAGCCTCCTCCAGGGCCCGCCGGCTGCAGTTGCTGAAGTTGAGGCCTGGCAGGAAGCTGGGGACGGTAGGGGAGAGGTTAGGGCTGcagccaccccctgcccctgcccctccccgctgtgCGTCCTGCAGCCACTCACTCTGTGGAGGCCTCCATGATGCAGCTCTTGGCCGGGGCCGGGCCCGGGCAGGGGCAGCTGTTCCCTGGCAAGTCGTGGTCCAGGCCCAGGCTGTGGCCCAGCTCGTGAGCTATGGAGGACGCAACCCCCAGGACGCTGGTGGAGTGGTCCTGGCATTGGGGAGGGGACACCCCAGGTCCAGCACCAGCCTGACTCTCTTGTTCTCTCCTCATCTGACCTCTTGGGCGCTCAGCCTCCCTCCTTCACTGCTTCTGGAGTAGGAGGAGAGCCCGGGCCTGGGTGGTGGGAAGGCTTAGAGCTCGCTCAGCTCTGTTCCTGTCCCCTACGTGTGGCCCTGGGCGCTCGCCTCTGTTCTGTGGGCCTcagccaccccctcctcccctgcgaGGTGCCCTCACAGGTGAAGCCCCCACGTAACGGTGCTGTGACAGCAGGGGCCACGTCCTACCCGccgtcctccccaccccacccccccgtcccCACATCCGCGGTTTTGGGGTAGGTAACtcggtggggttggggggggcacaTGGAGGAAGCGACGTGCGAGGGCCCCGGCATCGCTCACCATGTTCACACCCCCCGAGAGGTCGGGAGAGCAGATGGAATTCTGAGTGGCCATGCCCACCGCGGGCCCGGAGAACGAGGTGGCACTGTGGGATCGCAGGGCCACAGGTCAGCCCAGAGCTTCAGGGCCGCAGGCGGGGAGCTGGGGCGCAGCCTGGGGTCTTACGTCACGAGCTGGGCGCTGTCGTGGGGCAGTCGAGGCAGTAAGTCTTCCCGACGCCAGCGCAGGAAGTTGTGTAGCGTGAGGCCGGGGTCCCGGCTGATCTCCACCAGGTCACGCtggctccaggcctccaggcccACCAGCGCCACCCGGACGTTCAGGGGCCGGAAGAACTGAAAGAGAATGGGGGCTCAGGAGAAGGGTCCCCGCGGCCACAGGGCCGTCCGGCTGCTGCTGGGCCCGGCACTCACGGTGTCCAGGAGAAAGGCCACCTTCAGCATGCGGGTCAGCAGGTACTGGAAGTCCGGGTACCTCTGGACCTGCGGCTCAAGGGAAACGACCATGATAAGGAGCAGACGcggcactgggggggggggggcaggacacACGGTGCTCGCAAGCTCACCTCAGAATGGTCGGCTACGAGCACCAGCTCAATAACCTTGGTCTCTGCCACCACGTCCCGCGTCCGCTGAGGACAAGAAGGGGTGTCAAGCACACTCCTCACGCCGGGGCCACGCGGGGCTGCCCGAGCTGTGTCCGCTCCCACCCTGTGTGCTCCagtggaggagagcagagagcccgtTTCACAGAGGGACCCCTGAGAGCCTGAGAGGccagggacttgcccaaggtggaCCGAGAAGTAGGTCATGAAGCTGGGAGTAGAGCCTTGCTTCTCTGGCTCCAAACTCAGTACttttcctgaattaaaaaaaataatactaggggcgcccggctggcccAGTCGGatgagcatgcgactcttgatctcgggggtcgtgagtctgagccccacactgggtacagagattactaaaaacagccaaaacaataaatagggggcacctgggtggctcagtcggttaagcgtccgacttcggctcaggccatgatctcacagttcgtgtgttcaagccccgcgtcgggctctgtgctgacagctcagagcctggaacctgcttcggattctgtgtctctctctctctctctctctgctccgccccCCACTCAaggcctgtctctctctcaaaaataaacgttaaaaaaaaacacaataaataaactttaagaagtaaataataatagccaacacCATCGTATATTTACCTATCTCAGGCACAGTTTAAGCACCATATAGATACTTGATAGATGGATATAGACTCGTTTAAGCTCCACAGTAACCCTAGAGAGTAAGTAGCTTATTCTCCCCAATTTATAAACGAGGGAGCTGGACTCATACTGCCTTATGCCTGGTGACTGTGTGGTCTGTAGCCAAGCACTCTCCGCACACGGGATCATACGGCCCATGAAGAGTCTGAGTCAGGTCCCTGCGTCTAAACCCCGCGTATGTCATTTCGTGGTTGAAcagctttgggcaagtcactgcctctctctctctctgaggtgGTTTTCTAACAAAGACGGAGCTATTGCCAGCCCGAACCTCCCAGGGTTtcgggaggaggagaggagattaTGTTCACACAGGGCCCGACCCAGGGCAACAGCTCCTTAGAAGGTATTGGAAACCAAGATCTCTGAGGGTCCGGGGCCTGGCCCTCAGGGACAACAGAAGCCTGGCCTCTTGCCGTCATCCTCACCCGACGACTGCGCACGTGGCTGTGGCGCCGTCCCCGGGGCCGCTCCTGGGGAGCCCGCGTGGCCACAGATGCGTGCCCGCTCAACCCACAGGTGCGGCCTGGCAGGAGGAGGTCTCGGGTCCGGGAGATGATGGGGGCGGCTCGCAGGTCCCCGGGCCCCAGCTCCAAGGTGTAGCTTCTCTCGGGGGACAGGACCACCAGACccctgggaggaggcaggaaggcagaagACCTCTCAGCTCCACACCTCACACAGCCTCGCTCTCTCCACCCTGGTGGGATGCGCCCTCTGTACCTGAGCCCTGAGCAGGTGCACACGGATGCCCAGGAGCCCACGTGGCCCCGTACCGCTCCCTGGTAGCAGCAGCTGTCCTACAGCAGAGAAAGGTCAGCGCTACCCCAAAGGCCAGGGCTGGAGCCCCCGAGGCTAGCTAGCCTGTCGGTGAAGGCTGGTGAAGGCTGGTGAAGGTGCACCCCACATCCCTTAGGGATGACACCCTCCATCTGGCCCCTGGCGCCGCCCTCGGGCCGGAGACAGGACACTAGACTCACCAGAGCGTGTCCCTCGCTGGCCACACGGGTGCCGTCGGGCCGGTACCACATCAGGTGTGGGCGGCCTGGGACTAGCTCCCTGTGGAGTGAAGAAAAACGGAGGCAATGCCAGTCGCCTCCCAGGGCGGTACGGCGACATCCTGAGGTCCAGAGGTGGTAAGGGGTGGCTGGGGGCCAGGGTTCCCCCCGAGGCTGCAGAGTGGAGCGGTCGGGCCACAAACTCTGCCAGGCTATCTGGGTCCCAACCTGGTTTTTACCACacgctagctgtgtgaccttgggcaggttatgtaacctctctgtgccttgacttcttcatatgtaaaatgaaaacagcaacatCATAGCATTTACCTTATAGGTTGTTGGAAGGATTAAGAGAGTTCGAGCACTTAGTAAATGTCACCTACGGTTGCTACTTGTGCTGTTATTGTCGTTACCACCGTCATTGTTACCTATTCTGCAGCAGCTCCAGGGTATGACTGTCACCGTCCAATTCCAATCTGATCCGCAGAGCCTCAGGCAGATTGGTCTGCGGGCACCAGAGGGTATGTCACCTCCCTGGCCCTGCCTGAAACTCCCATCCGTCTCTAACCAGAAAACCTCAGACCCTTAGGAGAGTACCAACGATTAGGTcactggagggggggggggtcccgagGGAGGGGCCAGGAAGCCCTGCCCGGCCTGGGGCATTGTTCTGGGGGGCTGTGTGCGAGGTCAAGGAAGGTATCTGAGCCGCCCCTTCTCGGCTTCCTGCCCAGAGAGGAAGCATCATGGAAGAGCTGGCGCACGCCCCAGCCCTTCCTCTGACTCAGCGTTggaattggggaggggggtgcctggtgAGGCCCTGACCTTCCCCCACTGAGAAAACCCGCAGAGTGAGACCCTGAAGGCAAGTCTGGCCTCAGGGTCTCCCCAGGAGATGGACGGGGTCGGGTGGGGCTGAGGCTGGCAGATGcgtgttgggggagagggggtaaGCGAAGCCAGGTGCTGGGGTGTGGCCAGAGGGGCAGCCAGACCTGGGGTGGCCGTGCCACATGAGGTCCACTCACCTGCTCCTCAGAGAGGGCTGGTTATGGGGGCGGCAGGGACTGTGTTCTGTGCTTGAAGGGACAGGGGGGCTCACCTGGAGCATCTCCGCTAGGCTGAGTGTGGGGCTGTCTTGAAAGATCTGGGGCTCCGAGTGTCCACCCAGGGCCCTCTCTGGCCTTGTCTGCTCCTCCACAGGGCCACCTGCAGGGTCCCCAGGACACCCCAAGAGAGTGCTGAGCGAGCCAGTCCCTGGCGCTGGGCACAGCCGGTGCCTGTGGCCACTCAGGGCCCTTCTTGGCTGGAAGGACTCCTGCACTGCATTCTGGGACTTAAAGGAGCAAGCCCCAGGAGAGGggcttctctccacccccacccctcactttcACCCCTACCCCACCTGCACGTCCCCAGAGAAAGTTCAGCTTGCCCCGCCTGgggccccctccctgtccccccaggCTCTCACGGGGAGCCCCCTTCCCACTCCCTCCCAATCACCCCCCCCCAGGAACGCCCCCTCTCAGGCCTGGGCGAAGCCTTGTGGCCCGGTGCCCACTCACCCTCCCCTTTCCTCACATCGGAGCTGCGGGAACGCCCATCTCTGGGTGCGCAGTGCAAACACCCCTCCCTAAACATCCCTCAgacccagccaggcacacccGCTCGCCACAGCTCAGCTCCTCCCTGCTCCCAACATCCCCCCCCTCCTCCGTCCCCACAACGGCCCTGTCTCCTCCGCACAGCCCACCCCCGCCTGCCATCCCAGTCCGTGGCCAGAGACGCAGCGGGAAGTGAAAGTTCCTAGGAGGAGTTGGTGTCAGCCTCTTTCCAGGCCGACTCTccgcccgcaccccccccccccccgcccccggctcctCCCGCGTCCCCACCCGCCAGCTCCGCCAGGTTTTTGGTGGCATCAACACGGGGTGAGGGGCGCCGTGACCGCCCGGGCCCTGGATAAGGAAGAGTCCTCTTCGCCAAACCCTCCGGGCCGTGCCCACTCGGCGCCCTGGCACCGGGCAGGATGGTCGGCTAGGCCCCAGAGGGGCGAAGACGTCAGTCCTGGGGAGCAGCGACCGTCTCCCACCATCCTGAGGGGGCGCTGGGCCGGGCCCTTTGGTGCCCGGCGCCGGAGCCTGGAAGTGTCCGCGGGGACCGCGCACAGGATGACCGCGCAGGGGGACCGGCATCCCCCTCCATCGCCCAAGACATCGAGGCAGGGCGGGCCGCGCTCTGGCCAAGGGGTCTCCCCGGGTCTCCGGCCGACCCCCAGTGCCTCCCGACTTCCCCGTGCCTTCTCCCAGTCTGTCCCCCCGCCCACCGCGGGCCGGGCACTCACCTCGATCCGGGAGCGGCCGGGAGGACAGGGGGCTGCCTgcgcccaggagccccagggcccAGAGCAGCGCCAGCCGCATGGCAGCGGCGCCCGGGGCCGGGCGAGGGCAGCAGGTGCTGGGCCGCGCGCCGAGGAACCTCGGCCGCCGGGTCTGCCTGGCGCACCCCGCCGCGCCGGGCCGCCACCAGGCCCCGCCCcgtcccgcccccgccccgggggcgcagggccaggccccgcccccgggggAGCCGCGGCTCCGCCCCCGgagggccccgcccccgcccgcgaCTCCCGCGGGGCCCGCGCGGCTCGGCCCCGCCGCGTTCCCGCTGCTGCGCGGGGTGGGAGCAGAACGAGGCCCGGTCCGACCGGCTTGGGCGGCGCGCCTCCACCCGGTCCGGGGCCCGACCCCTTCCCAGCAGCTTGGCTGCCCTCCCGCGTCCCGTCGGCGGCCCGGTTCTGCGGGGATCCGGTGGGCGGCTCAGACCCCTGGGAAGCGCAGGCGTCGGGAGTGCAGGGGCTTTTATTAACCAAGGAGGAgcgggttggggaggggggggacagcGACAGGCACCCCGTCACTCGGCGTAGGTGGCGTCGTCGTTGCTGTCGCTGTAGGCGGAGGAAGAGAGTTCCTCGCGCGGGGTGCAGGCCGGGCACCGCCGCCGCATGTCGTCCCAGCACGACCGGCAGTACACGGCCGCGCAGTCCGGCGTCGGGCACACGTAGGCCTCGGGCGTCTCGGGAGCCTGGCACACCACGCAGCGCCGGCGCAGCCAGAGGCGCAGGAGCGGGCAGCGGCGGTGCAGGACGTCGGCCAGGCGGTGGCGCTGCCGGGAGCCCGGGGGAGAGAaggggtgcggggagcggggccTGGAGGGCAAGGTCGCCATGCAAATGGACCGAGGGAGCTTCCCTCCCCCGCTCGGTGATGGAGACTGGGGGTGCAGCTTCCACTCCCCCAGCTGGGAGCAGCAACAACCATCACCTGTACCTCCCTGTGAACCACCTGATCTGTTCGCGGGGTGGGCTGAGAAGTGAGTGGGACACGTAAGACTCTTACCCCTGTGTTCTCCGCTTTACGGGCCAGAAAGGGGAGTCTCGTAAGGGTTATGTGAGTTCCCAAAGGCGCACAGATAGTCAACGGCCAGACCTGGCTGCACGCAGCTGCCCTGATTCCAGATTACAAGCCTGCTTCAGAAGGCTCCCCCCTCTCTCCACACTATTACCAGGAATTCTCTAGAGGCCACCTTATCAGCTCAGTCTTTGCTCAAGAAACTGCATGTCAGGGGCAGAACTCCTGGCCTTGGCCTTCAGAGCCTTCCACACTCTGGTCCCTTTCCAGCCTCTGCTCTAACTTACCCCCACTTGAACTTTGCGTCCTCTGGCCAGCCCCCCAGACCAGCCCTGGCCCTTGACATTCCCCTCGGGCTCTGAGACTTCGCACCTTCTGTTCCCCTAGCTTGGGACGAATGCCCTTCTATCTGCCCGTGAGAGTCCAGTTTACTTCCAGACCAGGTCATGGATTCACAGTGCGCTCTGTCTCAGCAGATGCTCGTTTAGCCTCCATGCGTCACGGGGTGGGGGACCTAGGCCCTAGAGGAAAACTTCAGCAAATGTGGTCTCTCACTTCCAAGAGCTCTGTTAGGGCTGGTGAAATAAGaatggctgccttttttttttttttttttttttaaacaacagggGTCCTGTACCAAGAAGGGTCACATGACGACAACATGTGCGCGGGAGTTGCTAGGCGCCTGCTCCATGACAGCGAGGCTCCTCTAACCCTTTCAACAACCAGATGGAGAAGTGGTTCACTGCCTCTTGCAGAAGGGAAACACCAAGGCACAGCTTTTAAGTAAACAACGCAGATCCCGGTTGCCATGGTGACGAaggaaccaggattcaaacccaggccctCTGGCACCAGCACCCCACACCTCACTGCCACTGATCTCTGCACAGGCCTTGCAGATCTGTCCACCCTCTGAGGTCCCTTGAGGAccatggccaaggtcacacagcttgatGAGGAAGCGtgggctggaacctgcttcttcTGGCCGCGGGCTCTGTCCTTCCGCCACGTGCCCCTTCATGATGcctccctgacccccagcccacctgcctccccacctccGGCAGAGGCCCCGAGCTTCTGGTCTGTGACCTCACAGTAGCATCTGTGGCTTGCCTCGGGTCCCCTGATCCCGGGGAAGCCCCCTTGCTTTCTTCTAGTCAGGCTGTATCAAATCTGATTCCTCTGTTCTGCCTGCTTCCTGATGGCCCACTGAGTGTCTCAGGCTGGCCTGAACGCGGGGGGACAGAGGCAGACTCAGCCCCGAACCCCGGGAGCTGGACGTCCAGGGCCCCTGGTGTGCATCTCGTCGGAACTCGCTGAGCTCCGCAGGCCAGCCCCCCGGGGCTGGACGGAGCGGAGGGACAAGCCCCTCCCGGGGTCCTCAGAACCACAGGAGGCcgtggtttgggggggggggggtgggcagcctgGACTTACGGGAGCCCTCTGCCGCTGCGCCCGGCTCACGATGGCAGCCCTTCTCAGCTTCGTAAAGGCCGCCCTCTTCCTCAGCAGGTCATTGTAGAGGAACAGGACCCGCTTCTTCTCTCgctggggtcagggaggggggGTCGTCAGGGGTAGTGACAGCGCGTCCCCTCATGGCGGGGTCGGTCGGCAGGGTGCAGGCCTGTGAGGTGGGGGCGGCGTACCTTGGGGAAGTAGAAGGCCGCGATGACTCTCCGGAGCCGGTAGCCGAAGGCTTGCAGAAGGCACAGACACAGCAGCAGGCCCACGGGGAGCGCGGCCCTCACGTAGGCCCTGGGGTTCAGGCTCACGGGCTGCGGCAGGCAGCCTGCGGCAGGGCCGGGCCGTCACCCCACCGGACCGGGACGTGTCTCTGGTGGCCCTGCTCtcctcctgcctgcccctcaccctgcAAGTGAGACCTGGGACACCGTAGCCACCGGGGTCACGGGGCTATTTGCTCAGCACGGCACGGACAGAGAGAAAGTGTCCATCGTGGGCAGGGTTCTCTGTGGGCGCTGggaccctctgtccccagggTTCTCTGGGGCGCTGGGACCTTCTGTCCCCAAGGCCCTAGCGTCTATGCTCCTCTGACCCCCAGACCATCATTTCCCAGCTCTCCAAGCCTCCCCTGCTGTTTCCCGCCCTCATCCCTGCAACCCCAGCATGCCTCTCCTGTCTCGCCACCTCTCTGCCTTGGGGAGACCCAGGGCCCCCGCCCTCGCCCCCGAGCCGGCCTCCGGCGTGGCTCACGCATGTTGCTGGAGTCCACCGTGGTCTCTGAGGACGTGTTCAGGGCTCCAATGGTTTTCCGAAGAAGCCGGGCCAGCATGGAGTCCCCCCCGACTTTCACCTCCAATTTATGGCTGCCTGaggccatggggggggggggtcaggaaaGGGTTGCGGtttaggggagggggcaggatggggactggatgttggggggggggttcaaGGCACAGAAATCCTCTGCAGCGCGGGACTTTCATCCCTTCACTGAACGCTAACCCCTCCCTGTCGCGGATGTAAAGGGGGCTGAGGCCCCCTCCGTCAGATTGCAGGGCTGAGATTTGACCCTGAGATGGCCAGGGAGGGGTGAGACACAGGAGGAGGTGACAACGCTGGACGAGGTCAGGTGGGGTGGCTGCGGGGGTGGCTCGGGGGACTTCCCAGGGGCCGGGCGGGGCTCACTGCGGAAAGAGTACTGCAGGAAGGAGTGATGGCGGATGGTGTTGAAGGCGGAGTAGAGAGCCCAGTCCAGGCCGCacagcaccagcagcagcagcaggacgGGCAGGGTCTCTGCGAGCTCCCTCACCTGCCCGAGGACGGGAGCGGCAGGCCTGGAGCCCTCCCGGGTGCCCCCGCCCTCCGCCCCACGCGGCCAGTGCCCGCGGTCAGGTCCACGGGCCGCCCCACAGCACCCTCACCACGTTTCTCATCTCCGAGGCCTGCATGAAGGGGCTGCAGGGGAAGATGACGGTTTTCTCCTCAGCTCTGCGGAGCGGCAGCAAAGTCCGCTTGCCCTGGACACAACGTGCACACGGTGACGGACACCAGGGCCCTCCCCCTTGTGCCTTCCGCCCCCCTGGAGCGCGAGGCCACAGGGCGCAGGGCAGGGCACCCTGGGGCAGGGCTGCGCCCACTCACCAATTGCTTCCTGCGTTCGTCGATCTGGCAAAAGTAGGTGCTGATGTAGATGTTGTCGAAGCGGATGTCCCCGTTATAGCTGTCCACGTAGGAGAAGGACCTGGGCACGGGGACGGTTCCATGTCGTGCTCACCCACCCCCAACCACGGGCTTCCCGGACGCTCGCTCATTCAACGGCCCACCCGGCACGCGCCGAGCGCCGCTTACGTCCTAGGCGAAGACACGGCCCTGCCGCCCAGGGCCAGGCGGGCAGGCACACAAGCGAGAAGACAAGGGGGGTCGTGTACGTGGCCGGGAAGGGAGGCTTCCCGGCCGCGGATCCGGCAGGGTGGATCTCAAGCAGCGGGAACAGCAGGAGCAGCGGCAGCGGGACGTGAAGCCCCTCAAGGCTGCAGAACTGCCCGCCATCGTGACGGACTCCCGCTTTCATCTGGGCAGAACCTCTCCTGGAGG
Above is a window of Neofelis nebulosa isolate mNeoNeb1 chromosome 15, mNeoNeb1.pri, whole genome shotgun sequence DNA encoding:
- the ADAM15 gene encoding disintegrin and metalloproteinase domain-containing protein 15 isoform X1, with amino-acid sequence MRLALLWALGLLGAGSPLSSRPLPDRGGPVEEQTRPERALGGHSEPQIFQDSPTLSLAEMLQTNLPEALRIRLELDGDSHTLELLQNRELVPGRPHLMWYRPDGTRVASEGHALDSCCYQGAVRGHVGSWASVCTCSGLRGLVVLSPERSYTLELGPGDLRAAPIISRTRDLLLPGRTCGLSGHASVATRAPQERPRGRRHSHVRSRRRTRDVVAETKVIELVLVADHSEVQRYPDFQYLLTRMLKVAFLLDTFFRPLNVRVALVGLEAWSQRDLVEISRDPGLTLHNFLRWRREDLLPRLPHDSAQLVTATSFSGPAVGMATQNSICSPDLSGGVNMDHSTSVLGVASSIAHELGHSLGLDHDLPGNSCPCPGPAPAKSCIMEASTDFLPGLNFSNCSRRALEEALLEGMGSCLFERQPGLPSMAAVCGNMLVEPGEQCDCGFPDECTDPCCDDVTCQLRPGAQCASGGLCCQDCQLRPAGWQCRPARGDCDLAEFCSGDSPQCPPDVSLGDGEPCAGGQAVCVQGRCASYAQQCQALWGPGAQPAAPRCLLTANTRGDAFGSCGRSPDGSYVSCAPKDAMCGQLQCQGGRARPLRGSARDLHWEILEANGTQPKLNCSWVHLDLGNDVAQPLLTLPGTACGPDLVCIDRRCQPVGLLGAQECRSKCHGHGVCDSKGHCRCEEGWAPPDCANRSRATSSLTTGLPLSLLLLVALMLLGASYWHRARLRQRLCQLKGPSCQYRAAQSGPPERPGPPQRVLLMPGAKQASALGFPAPPSRPLPPDPVPKRLQAELDDRPNPPTRPLPADPVVRHPKVGTMTSPPKLASCLLSHSQGPAKPPPPRKPLPANPQSRCPLGDLPGPETGIQPVVVPSRPAPPPPAASSLYL
- the ADAM15 gene encoding disintegrin and metalloproteinase domain-containing protein 15 isoform X3, with the protein product MRLALLWALGLLGAGSPLSSRPLPDRGGPVEEQTRPERALGGHSEPQIFQDSPTLSLAEMLQTNLPEALRIRLELDGDSHTLELLQNRELVPGRPHLMWYRPDGTRVASEGHALDSCCYQGAVRGHVGSWASVCTCSGLRGLVVLSPERSYTLELGPGDLRAAPIISRTRDLLLPGRTCGLSGHASVATRAPQERPRGRRHSHVRSRRRTRDVVAETKVIELVLVADHSEVQRYPDFQYLLTRMLKVAFLLDTFFRPLNVRVALVGLEAWSQRDLVEISRDPGLTLHNFLRWRREDLLPRLPHDSAQLVTATSFSGPAVGMATQNSICSPDLSGGVNMDHSTSVLGVASSIAHELGHSLGLDHDLPGNSCPCPGPAPAKSCIMEASTDFLPGLNFSNCSRRALEEALLEGMGSCLFERQPGLPSMAAVCGNMLVEPGEQCDCGFPDECTDPCCDDVTCQLRPGAQCASGGLCCQDCQLRPAGWQCRPARGDCDLAEFCSGDSPQCPPDVSLGDGEPCAGGQAVCVQGRCASYAQQCQALWGPGAQPAAPRCLLTANTRGDAFGSCGRSPDGSYVSCAPKDAMCGQLQCQGGRARPLRGSARDLHWEILEANGTQPKLNCSWVHLDLGNDVAQPLLTLPGTACGPDLVCIDRRCQPVGLLGAQECRSKCHGHGVCDSKGHCRCEEGWAPPDCANRSRATSSLTTGLPLSLLLLVALMLLGASYWHRARLRQRLCQLKGPSCQYRAAQSGPPERPGPPQRVLLMPGAKQASALGFPAPPSRPLPPDPVPKRLQAELDDRPNPPTRPLPADPVVRHPKGPAKPPPPRKPLPANPQSRCPLGDLPGPETGIQPVVVPSRPAPPPPAASSLYL